The Puntigrus tetrazona isolate hp1 chromosome 3, ASM1883169v1, whole genome shotgun sequence genome contains a region encoding:
- the arhgap27l gene encoding rho GTPase-activating protein 15 isoform X4 encodes MEVKEVILKARRALMPRLQTFLRFRKTENDPTTAVYANVTDLKKTVSRPSNSSTSSCSSPGICLSPAPDSSSPPNSAGWQVHTDHDSGKEYYYHPATGQSSWSDPRSPPAGAGMESVTSPVPVSTPSSAHSLGSDWEQLLDETTGRHYYYNHALKQTSWTAPEPFPPPSSTDKAHSHGKEPNGPPPLPEEDYPTNQREDSHISIQLPKDFQLPQIKRAIIPRAVVDMHKDVPVGWTHSVGADGKSVYTNELTHEQWIQSKDEKGKMYYYLKDGSKCQWTLPEASVPPGQPINGNGTDQDAQPVLNNWRQSQFSASQEDLKFSPSHRRIASDNASDASSSGNSPESQHYDKKLMRRRNLSSHSTDSHSHHSSLEKAGILNKTKVAENGKRLRKNWAQSWTVLHDGILTFHKDPKFTPAGMSTKSNQIVPEYTVELKGATLSWASKEKSSKKNVLELKTRHGSEYLIQYDTDSIIHDWHKIILDTIRGLQDHGHYSEDEAEDIPEKSPSPADKERKSEPTRLSSSSSIDIEQGRVRTKLRKFLQRPPTLQSVKEKGYIKENVFGCHLDTLCHRENTTVPKFVEKCIRSVEKRGLKIDGIYRVSGNLAVIQKLRYKADHEEHLDLEDGQWEEIHVITGALKLFLRELPEPLFPFSFFDRFIAAIQMSDYSQKVSYIRDLVRNLPLPNHDTMEFLFRHLRKVIEHGELNRMSVQSMAIVFGPTLLRPQEESNITMHMVFQNQIVELILNEFKELFQTT; translated from the exons ATGGAAGTAAAAGAGGTGATTCTTAAGGCTCGCCGTGCGCTTATGCCGAGGCTGCAGACCTTTCTGAGGTTTCGTAAG ACAGAGAATGACCCCACCACAGCAGTGTACGCCAACGTTACTGACCTGAAGAAGACCGTTTCTCGCCCTTCAAACTCCTCTACTTCATCTTGCTCGTCGCCCGGCATCTGTCTCagtcctgctccggactccagCTCCCCACCCAACTCGGCCGGATGGCAGGTCCATACTGACCACGACAGCGGTAAAGAGTACTACTACCACCCTGCCACAGGACAGAGCAGTTGGTCTGATCCGCGCAGCCCCCCGGCGGGAGCAGGTATGGAGTCTGTGACCTCCCCGGTACCTGTGTCCACCCCGTCCTCCGCACACTCGCTGGGCTCTGACTGGGAGCAGCTTTTGGATGAGACCACCGGCAGACATTACTATTATAATCACGCTTTGAAGCAAACCTCTTGGACTGCCCCGGAGCCATTCCCTCCTCCGTCTTCTACAGATAAGGCACACAGTCATGGCAAGGAGCCAAACGGGCCG CCACCTCTTCCAGAGGAGGACTACCCAACAAATCAGCGTGAGGATTCCCATATTTCTATTCAGCTCCCTAAGGATTTTCAGTTGCCCCAAATCAAGCGTGCCATCATCCCCAGGGCTGTTGTGGACATGCATAAAGACGTCCCTGTGGGCTGGACTCACTCTGTAGGGGCAGATGGAAAATCTGTCTACACGAATGAACTCACACATGAACAG TGGATCCAGTCTAAGGATGAAAAGGGGAAGATGTATTACTACTTAAAAGATGGATCTAAATGTCAGTGGACCCTTCCAGAG GCTTCAGTCCCGCCGGGTCAGCCGATCAATGGAAACGGGACAGACCAAGACGCTCAACCTGTTTTGAACAACTGGAGACAATCCCAGTTCAGCGCATCTCAGGAAGACCTG AAATTTTCCCCCTCACACAGGCGGATCGCCTCTGACAATGCCAGTGATGCATCAAGTTCAGGGAATTCACCAGAATCTCAGCATTAC GATAAAAAGTTAATGCGGCGGAGGAACCTGTCCAGTCACAGCACAGATTCCCATTCTCATCAT TCATCACTGGAGAAGGCTGGGATTCTCAACAAGACCAAAGTGGCTGAGAATGGAAAAAGGCTCAG GAAGAACTGGGCGCAGTCGTGGACCGTTCTCCATGATGGCATACTCACTTTCCACAAAGACCCTAAATTTACACCTGCTGGGATGTCT ACCAAGAGCAATCAGATCGTCCCAGAGTACACAGTGGAACTGAAAGGAGCGACTTTATCATGGGCGTCTAAAGAAAAATCAAGCAAGAAGAATGTTCTGGAG CTCAAGACACGTCACGGCTCTGAGTATCTGATACAGTACGACACAGACAGCATCATACACGACTGGCACAAGATCATTCTGGACACCATCAGAGGGCTG CAGGACCACGGCCACTACTCGGAGGACGAAGCGGAAGATATCCCGGAAAAATCTCCGTCGCCTGCAGATAAAGAGAGGAAGAGTGAAC CAACAAGACTGAGTTCTTCAAGTAGCATAGACATCGAGCAGGGCCGTGTTCGCACCAAGCTGCGCAAGTTCCTCCAGCGGCCGCCCACCCTGCAGTCAGTCAAAGAGAAGGGCTACATTAAAG AGAACGTGTTTGGCTGCCACCTGGACACCCTCTGTCATCGGGAAAACACAACCGTGCCCAAGTTTGTGGAAAAATGCATCAGATCTGTTGAGAAAAGGG GTCTGAAAATAGATGGAATCTACAGAGTGAGCGGGAACCTGGCTGTCATCCAGAAGCTGCGCTATAAAGCTGATCATG AAGAGCATCTGGATCTGGAGGACGGTCAGTGGGAAGAGATCCATGTGATCACAGGAGCTCTGAAGCTTTTCCTGCGGGAGCTTCCTGAGCCTCTTTTCCCCTTCAGCTTTTTTGATCGGTTCATCGCTGCCATTC AAATGAGTGACTACAGCCAGAAAGTGTCGTATATTCGAGATCTTGTGAGAAACCTGCCTTTGCCCAACCACGACACCATGGAGTTTCTCTTCAGACATCTTCGCAA AGTCATTGAACACGGTGAGCTGAACCGCATGTCTGTCCAAAGTATGGCCATCGTGTTCGGGCCGACATTGCTGAGACCACAGGAGGAGTCTAACATCACCATGCACATGGTCTTCCAGAACCAGATCGTGGAGCTCATTCTCAACGAGTTCAAAGAGCTCTTCCAAACCACATGA